A genomic window from Periweissella cryptocerci includes:
- a CDS encoding ECF transporter S component, whose product MPIKKMALIAMLVAVATVGRLVIHPAPNVQPFTCLILFCTWYLGLEYGIWVGILGILTSNLLLGLSPTTFFQIISYLVIIYLAWLVTFLPNWHLTLPWLIPAVVVAGFLYGFVITALQAPILFVHLTWQAWLTYYLAGLPFDLNHAIGNGIFCGILYQPFTLLLSRLKRQQLI is encoded by the coding sequence ATGCCAATCAAAAAAATGGCGCTGATTGCTATGTTAGTAGCGGTAGCAACAGTTGGCCGGTTAGTCATTCACCCCGCCCCTAACGTGCAGCCATTTACGTGCTTGATTCTTTTTTGTACTTGGTATCTCGGCTTGGAATACGGCATTTGGGTTGGCATCTTAGGAATTCTGACCTCCAATCTCTTGCTTGGGCTGTCACCAACAACCTTCTTTCAGATTATTAGTTATCTTGTAATTATCTACCTCGCTTGGTTAGTTACCTTTTTACCAAATTGGCACCTGACCTTACCTTGGTTGATACCAGCGGTTGTGGTTGCGGGCTTCTTATACGGCTTTGTCATCACGGCCCTTCAAGCCCCAATTCTATTCGTCCACTTAACATGGCAAGCTTGGCTGACTTACTATCTTGCGGGGTTACCATTTGATTTAAACCACGCGATTGGTAATGGTATTTTTTGTGGCATTTTGTATCAGCCATTTACCTTGTTATTGTCACGGCTGAAACGCCAGCAACTAATCTGA
- the nrdR gene encoding transcriptional regulator NrdR produces MQCPNCQYNDTRVVDSRPADEGRSIRRRRECPKCGTRFTTFERTETTPLFVIKNDGSREEFKGEKLLRGLVRAAEKRPIKSDRLMQVVAQVEKDLRKLGESEVTSQIIGEYALKYLKDIDEIAYIRFSSVYKHFDSVEVFLNELQEIVGNDKTKKD; encoded by the coding sequence ATGCAATGTCCTAATTGTCAGTATAACGATACCCGTGTGGTTGATAGTCGGCCCGCCGATGAAGGACGTTCAATTCGTCGTCGTCGTGAATGCCCAAAGTGTGGTACCCGCTTTACAACGTTTGAACGAACTGAAACAACGCCTTTATTTGTTATCAAAAATGACGGCTCACGCGAAGAATTCAAGGGGGAAAAACTCCTCCGCGGATTAGTGCGCGCCGCTGAAAAACGTCCAATCAAGAGTGATCGCCTGATGCAAGTTGTCGCTCAAGTTGAAAAAGATTTACGTAAACTCGGTGAAAGTGAAGTTACCAGCCAGATTATTGGTGAGTATGCGTTGAAATATTTAAAGGATATTGATGAAATTGCCTATATTCGTTTTTCAAGTGTATACAAGCACTTTGACAGTGTTGAAGTGTTCTTAAATGAGCTTCAAGAAATTGTTGGCAATGATAAAACTAAGAAAGATTGA
- the dnaI gene encoding primosomal protein DnaI, whose protein sequence is MQNLGASMQAYFNKHANNFAKANEAIQAAFADADVQSFLNEHRDELAEDTFERSAAKIFEFVDQKRRIEKGQPTVAPGYYPELIMEGHYVDVAYRPSEQAIQKQKRIARHARIHAVAVPKAVREATFDTLDVSADRVAIVNQVLDWVETYLANPKKYQQGLYLYGSYGIGKTYLMGAMANELADHGVQVTMMHFPSFIVEMRNSIKDNNVDTKVQQIEQAPVLIIDDIGADSMTPWSRDDILGVILEYRMQNELATFFTSNFGMTQLEREHLAETKDGTEPVKAARLMQRFRYLTKEVLMDGQNRRLGSTE, encoded by the coding sequence ATGCAAAATTTAGGGGCAAGTATGCAAGCATACTTTAATAAACATGCAAATAATTTTGCTAAAGCCAACGAAGCAATCCAAGCGGCTTTTGCGGATGCCGATGTACAGAGCTTTTTAAATGAGCATCGTGATGAGTTGGCTGAGGATACTTTTGAACGTTCGGCAGCTAAAATTTTTGAGTTCGTTGATCAAAAACGCCGAATTGAAAAAGGCCAACCGACTGTGGCACCTGGTTATTATCCAGAATTAATTATGGAAGGGCACTACGTTGATGTTGCATATCGGCCAAGTGAACAAGCCATTCAAAAACAGAAACGCATTGCTCGACATGCGCGCATTCACGCAGTTGCCGTACCAAAAGCGGTGCGCGAAGCAACTTTTGATACGTTAGATGTTAGTGCAGATCGTGTTGCAATTGTGAATCAAGTCCTTGATTGGGTTGAAACATACTTGGCTAATCCTAAAAAATATCAACAAGGTTTGTATCTCTATGGTTCATACGGTATCGGGAAAACATATCTGATGGGTGCGATGGCTAATGAACTAGCTGACCATGGGGTGCAAGTTACGATGATGCATTTCCCTAGTTTTATCGTGGAAATGCGCAATTCAATCAAAGATAATAACGTTGATACGAAAGTTCAACAGATTGAGCAAGCACCAGTTTTGATTATTGATGATATCGGCGCGGATTCAATGACGCCATGGAGTCGTGATGATATCTTAGGGGTTATCCTCGAATATCGGATGCAAAATGAACTAGCAACATTTTTTACATCGAATTTCGGGATGACTCAGTTGGAACGTGAACATTTAGCAGAAACTAAGGATGGCACGGAACCGGTCAAAGCAGCCCGGTTAATGCAACGCTTCCGTTACTTAACTAAAGAAGTTTTGATGGACGGACAAAACCGGCGCCTTGGTTCTACCGAATAG
- a CDS encoding YibE/F family protein, which translates to MSSLTGLFLVFAVLMLIVGGKQGAQALFGLLFNFFLLFLAITLIAWGFSPLVIVVVVGIVMLAVTIFLSDDNDQVTRVAFLASVLVMLVLMGLIVPVEHWAHVQGFAMEDSEELEGLSLTIGLNFLQIGIMAAILSTLGAIAEAAMAIAAGMQEVLQDNPAIKTKQLFGHGMNIGRQIIATAINTLFFGFIGSFLALSIWFVKLNYGWGAVINSKIFGAELLMLLFSMIAVILTVPGTAWLMQRDVGKQRVNEQMKKQKL; encoded by the coding sequence ATGAGTTCATTAACTGGATTATTTCTCGTCTTTGCGGTTCTTATGTTAATTGTGGGTGGGAAACAAGGTGCCCAAGCGTTGTTTGGCCTACTATTCAATTTCTTCCTGCTGTTTCTTGCAATTACGCTGATTGCGTGGGGCTTTTCACCACTAGTTATTGTTGTAGTGGTCGGTATTGTGATGCTGGCAGTGACAATTTTCTTGAGTGATGATAATGACCAAGTTACTCGTGTAGCATTCTTAGCCTCGGTCTTAGTCATGCTTGTCTTAATGGGCTTGATTGTGCCAGTTGAGCATTGGGCACACGTGCAGGGCTTTGCGATGGAAGACTCTGAAGAACTTGAAGGCTTGTCTTTAACAATTGGTCTGAATTTCCTACAAATTGGTATTATGGCGGCCATCTTGAGTACACTTGGAGCCATTGCCGAAGCCGCGATGGCAATTGCTGCGGGGATGCAAGAAGTGCTCCAAGATAATCCTGCTATTAAGACCAAGCAATTATTCGGTCATGGGATGAATATTGGGCGGCAAATTATCGCCACGGCAATCAACACGCTATTCTTTGGTTTTATTGGTAGTTTTTTAGCTTTAAGTATCTGGTTTGTGAAATTAAATTATGGGTGGGGCGCCGTGATTAACTCAAAAATTTTTGGCGCTGAACTCCTGATGTTGCTATTTTCGATGATTGCAGTCATTTTAACAGTACCTGGAACAGCCTGGTTAATGCAACGCGATGTCGGGAAACAACGAGTTAATGAACAGATGAAAAAGCAGAAATTGTAA
- a CDS encoding DUF4430 domain-containing protein: MSNTTHLKGVANMHKKWLFSILAVLLLLGIGGYFYHQSATPSLANHTAKQHVTISYQTKQVNRSKNITFTGSKTLLTLLKREPFNAQFTKDGFITAVAGIKQNPKRGQFWVYTVNNKQTSVSAQKLELHSRDKVKLELISYKAK; this comes from the coding sequence ATGTCAAATACGACACATCTTAAAGGAGTAGCAAATATGCACAAAAAATGGTTATTCAGTATTCTGGCGGTTTTACTTTTGCTTGGCATTGGTGGTTATTTTTACCATCAATCAGCCACGCCATCGCTAGCAAATCACACAGCTAAGCAACATGTCACCATCAGTTATCAAACTAAACAAGTCAACCGCAGTAAAAATATCACTTTTACGGGCTCTAAAACGTTACTAACTTTACTAAAAAGGGAACCATTTAACGCCCAATTCACCAAAGACGGTTTTATTACTGCTGTTGCTGGCATTAAACAAAATCCGAAACGGGGCCAATTTTGGGTTTACACCGTTAACAACAAACAAACTTCCGTGAGCGCCCAAAAGCTGGAACTCCACTCACGTGATAAAGTAAAATTAGAGCTCATCAGTTACAAGGCCAAATAA
- a CDS encoding peptidylprolyl isomerase, which yields MKKAVLGVAAVFTAMLLAACGDKTVATLNGGKITQDQYYSSLKNSDSGKQVLSTMIINDALQDQYGKKVSDKSVNKQFNDLKKQYGDQFKTQLAQSGQTESGLKESIKTQKLLEVAVKDNTKISQKQLDTQFKAYQPKVTVRYILLKNDDSGKKNADTVIKDLEKSKDVKADFIKLAKKYSQDASTANKGGLYTPFDNTDTNTDAAFKAAAFKLNNGEFTKTAVHSDQFGYFVLYMDNKGEKPAKITPAIKKTLEDQIMSTNMNDQTKISEVIAKVLKKAKVSIKDKDMSNILDTYMNPSKAQAATGAEGATTATTGN from the coding sequence ATGAAAAAAGCAGTTTTAGGTGTAGCAGCAGTATTTACAGCAATGTTATTGGCCGCATGTGGTGACAAGACCGTCGCTACTTTGAATGGTGGCAAAATTACCCAAGATCAATACTACTCAAGCTTGAAGAACTCAGATTCTGGTAAGCAAGTATTATCAACGATGATTATCAATGACGCTTTGCAAGACCAATATGGTAAGAAGGTTTCTGATAAGTCAGTTAACAAGCAATTCAATGACTTGAAGAAGCAATACGGTGACCAATTTAAAACACAATTGGCTCAATCAGGCCAAACTGAATCTGGCTTGAAGGAAAGCATCAAGACTCAAAAGTTGTTGGAAGTTGCTGTGAAGGATAACACTAAGATTTCACAAAAGCAATTGGACACACAATTTAAGGCTTACCAACCAAAGGTTACTGTTCGTTACATCTTGTTGAAGAATGACGACTCAGGTAAGAAGAATGCTGACACTGTTATCAAGGACTTGGAAAAGTCTAAGGACGTTAAGGCAGACTTCATCAAGTTAGCTAAGAAGTACTCACAAGATGCTTCTACTGCAAACAAGGGTGGTCTCTACACTCCATTTGATAACACTGACACTAACACTGATGCTGCATTTAAGGCAGCTGCATTTAAGTTGAACAACGGTGAATTCACTAAGACTGCCGTTCACTCAGACCAATTCGGTTACTTTGTTCTTTACATGGACAACAAGGGTGAAAAGCCAGCCAAGATTACTCCAGCAATCAAGAAGACTTTGGAAGACCAAATCATGTCAACTAACATGAACGATCAAACTAAGATTTCAGAAGTTATTGCGAAGGTCTTGAAGAAGGCTAAGGTATCAATCAAAGATAAGGACATGTCTAACATTCTTGACACTTACATGAACCCATCTAAGGCTCAAGCAGCTACTGGTGCTGAAGGTGCTACTACCGCTACTACTGGTAACTAA
- a CDS encoding nucleoside 2-deoxyribosyltransferase, whose amino-acid sequence MLKQSVYLASPFFSDEQIARVKKVKALLEANPTIDSDNIYQPMQHQNEQFEFGSTEWKRATFQADLRQVDNSDVVVLIMDYKVEEGSYEPDSGTIMELGYAFAHNTPIIIAQFDENDAPLNLMVAEAYTAYFWKEDVAELATYDFNTLEYVPTKRTVF is encoded by the coding sequence ATGTTAAAACAATCTGTTTATTTAGCGTCACCTTTTTTCTCAGACGAACAAATCGCTCGCGTCAAAAAAGTCAAAGCATTATTAGAAGCCAACCCAACAATTGATAGTGACAACATCTACCAACCAATGCAACACCAAAACGAGCAATTTGAATTTGGCTCAACGGAATGGAAGCGCGCAACTTTCCAAGCCGACTTGCGCCAAGTTGATAATTCTGATGTGGTTGTTTTGATCATGGATTACAAAGTCGAAGAAGGTAGCTACGAACCAGACTCAGGTACAATTATGGAACTTGGCTATGCCTTCGCCCATAATACTCCTATCATCATCGCCCAATTTGATGAAAATGATGCCCCACTTAACTTGATGGTTGCCGAAGCATATACCGCCTACTTCTGGAAAGAAGACGTTGCCGAGCTTGCAACCTATGATTTTAACACGTTGGAATATGTTCCGACAAAGCGTACTGTATTTTAG
- a CDS encoding ABC transporter ATP-binding protein, whose protein sequence is MTLTVNHLVGGYSQVPVIKDISFEVSNNELVALIGLNGAGKSTTINHIIGLLTPQHGDITIDGNSLMADPTVYKEKIAYVPEQPVLYEELTLKEHLDLTIMAYQLDEKTAWAKADRLLKIFRLDNKLEWFPANFSKGMKQKVMIVNAFMTEADVFIIDEPFLGLDPLAVHDLLDLIDEVKANGAAVLMSTHVLDTAEKHADKFVLLHNGVIQAQGTLADLRAEFPEAGESLDEIYLTLAKEG, encoded by the coding sequence ATGACATTAACAGTAAATCACTTGGTCGGCGGGTACTCGCAGGTACCAGTTATCAAGGATATTAGTTTTGAAGTAAGCAACAACGAATTAGTCGCACTGATTGGTTTGAACGGGGCCGGAAAATCAACAACCATTAATCATATTATTGGTTTATTGACGCCCCAACACGGTGATATTACGATTGATGGTAATTCATTGATGGCTGATCCAACCGTCTATAAAGAAAAAATTGCATATGTACCAGAACAACCGGTCCTCTATGAGGAATTAACATTAAAAGAACATCTTGATTTAACCATCATGGCGTATCAATTAGATGAAAAAACGGCGTGGGCAAAAGCTGACCGCTTGCTAAAAATATTCCGTTTGGATAATAAATTAGAATGGTTCCCTGCTAACTTCTCAAAAGGGATGAAGCAAAAGGTGATGATTGTGAATGCCTTCATGACCGAAGCCGATGTGTTTATTATCGATGAACCATTTTTAGGACTCGATCCACTAGCAGTTCACGATTTGTTAGATTTAATTGATGAAGTTAAAGCTAATGGAGCCGCTGTGCTGATGTCAACGCACGTCTTAGATACGGCTGAAAAGCATGCAGATAAGTTTGTGTTGTTGCACAACGGGGTTATTCAAGCTCAAGGTACGTTAGCTGATTTACGGGCAGAATTTCCAGAAGCTGGTGAATCGCTAGATGAAATCTACTTAACCTTAGCGAAAGAAGGTTAA
- a CDS encoding HIT family protein: MDDCIFCKIIKGDIPSYTVYEDDDVKAFLDITQVTPGHTLLVPKKHVADIFEYDETLAAAVFSKLPKIAKAIKAINGDIQGMNIVNNNGQVAYQSVFHSHIHLIPRYSSEDDFSMKFGDNSAVYGETQYEDVQKAIKANLKA; this comes from the coding sequence ATGGACGACTGCATTTTCTGCAAAATTATTAAAGGCGACATCCCTAGCTACACAGTATACGAAGATGATGATGTTAAAGCATTTTTGGACATCACTCAAGTAACTCCTGGACACACTCTACTTGTGCCTAAGAAGCACGTCGCTGATATCTTTGAATATGATGAAACGCTCGCCGCAGCTGTATTTAGCAAGTTACCAAAAATTGCCAAGGCCATCAAAGCCATCAATGGTGATATTCAAGGTATGAACATCGTCAACAATAACGGCCAAGTCGCCTACCAATCAGTCTTCCACTCACACATTCATTTAATTCCCCGCTACAGCTCCGAAGACGACTTCTCAATGAAGTTTGGCGACAACTCAGCCGTGTACGGTGAAACTCAATACGAAGACGTCCAAAAAGCTATTAAAGCCAATTTAAAAGCTTAA
- a CDS encoding DnaD domain protein produces MSGEARQLNPMSGFILSEAAYLSDFDRQVLTYLYQPIIGPNAMALFNTFWTLLDEQPRLANRRRHSDLMNLVSLSPQAIVEARGRLEAVDLIHTWHNSDALGEFYVYEMHAPLLPDQFFSDELMSVLLIDAVGSQAYKTLQAKFRLRRLLDFKGEDISQSMLDVFHLSSAAFNQAADLMDENVSRQVSAQTNQAIFSDTTDSHFDFELLLDTLQSTGLTAAQLAPYRNLIISENMVYGVNELALANIIRQTMNFDTHEINELALKQAVSDMYKTQRQTTAKAEVEQVPATPSEKTETPTTTALPATVQKIVQEAKDLSPVEFLNSIKTARHGFVTANEEKTITDLVEHNVLPMEVINILTYYVLVGMKNDNLTRTYYNSIANSLGQHKIMTAEAALADIAKFNEERAAKSKSRANNGNYRRTPRKVETTPTYEKTAEQQKTPAEIAAQKAAAEARMERLRASRAQNNEN; encoded by the coding sequence ATGAGTGGAGAAGCACGGCAATTGAATCCAATGAGTGGCTTTATTTTGTCGGAAGCCGCTTATTTAAGTGACTTTGATCGGCAAGTTTTGACGTATTTATATCAGCCAATTATTGGCCCAAATGCAATGGCGTTATTCAATACTTTTTGGACATTGTTGGATGAACAGCCACGATTAGCTAACCGTCGCCGGCACAGTGATTTAATGAACCTAGTTAGTTTGAGTCCGCAAGCAATCGTCGAAGCGCGAGGACGGTTAGAAGCAGTCGACTTAATTCACACATGGCATAATTCGGATGCGTTGGGTGAATTTTACGTTTACGAAATGCACGCCCCATTACTACCAGATCAGTTTTTCAGTGACGAATTGATGAGTGTGCTCTTGATTGATGCAGTTGGTAGCCAAGCATATAAAACGCTCCAAGCAAAGTTTCGCTTACGCCGACTATTAGATTTTAAGGGTGAGGATATTTCGCAAAGCATGCTCGATGTTTTTCATTTGAGTTCGGCAGCATTTAATCAAGCGGCTGATTTAATGGATGAAAACGTTTCCCGCCAAGTTAGCGCACAAACGAATCAAGCAATTTTTAGTGATACAACGGATAGTCATTTTGATTTTGAATTGCTACTAGATACGCTGCAAAGTACTGGCTTGACGGCCGCACAGCTCGCACCATATCGTAATTTAATTATTTCTGAAAACATGGTGTATGGTGTGAACGAATTAGCACTTGCCAACATTATCCGGCAAACGATGAACTTCGATACGCATGAAATCAATGAATTAGCGCTTAAGCAGGCGGTGTCAGATATGTATAAAACACAACGGCAAACTACCGCCAAAGCCGAAGTTGAACAAGTACCAGCTACACCAAGCGAAAAAACTGAAACGCCAACAACCACGGCATTACCAGCGACGGTGCAAAAAATTGTGCAAGAAGCCAAAGACCTCTCGCCAGTTGAATTTTTAAATAGTATCAAGACAGCCCGCCATGGATTTGTGACCGCTAATGAAGAAAAAACGATTACTGATTTAGTTGAGCATAATGTGTTACCAATGGAAGTGATTAACATTTTGACATATTATGTCTTGGTCGGAATGAAGAACGATAACTTAACGCGGACGTATTACAACTCGATTGCCAATAGTTTGGGACAACATAAAATTATGACTGCGGAAGCTGCGTTGGCCGATATTGCCAAGTTCAATGAAGAACGCGCAGCGAAGAGTAAAAGTCGTGCTAATAATGGTAATTACCGGCGGACACCACGGAAAGTGGAAACCACGCCAACTTATGAAAAAACAGCAGAACAACAAAAAACACCGGCTGAAATTGCCGCCCAAAAGGCTGCAGCTGAGGCGCGCATGGAGCGTTTACGTGCTTCACGGGCACAAAATAATGAAAATTAA
- a CDS encoding YibE/F family protein, whose product MQVKLAQQTRTIQWRKRLIWLLVFLGGVGVILTHFDAPLYSQTVGQVSSVKTGQPVKETDQFANVDSSTKQVLKIKLLNGARRGQILNATNTFTKSGALDQPYKKGQQVFIQHQGKQGATITGQKRDTLIAFVAWIAVSLLIVLMQLPGLLTLLSVLINAGLLILAIILDLDIKNINVVVLFSGLGILMATITLILALGQNRQMLVTLLASLCSVGLALIIALVVLALTHERGMHYELMEYITQLPQPLFLAEALLAALGAVMDEATDIVATQFEVKAANPQITRWQLFLVGRNVGKTIMGALTSVLFLIFISSTLTMSLLYLRNGNSWAYTFQMNMALGLVQTIIAGIGIVLTVPVASWLAAYLGTRQSEQGGISK is encoded by the coding sequence ATGCAAGTAAAATTAGCGCAACAAACGCGCACAATTCAATGGCGCAAACGGCTTATCTGGTTGTTAGTATTTTTAGGTGGTGTGGGTGTCATCTTGACGCACTTTGATGCCCCGTTGTACTCACAAACAGTTGGTCAAGTTAGCAGCGTTAAAACTGGTCAGCCCGTCAAAGAGACTGATCAATTCGCGAACGTTGATAGTAGTACCAAACAAGTTTTAAAAATTAAATTATTAAATGGTGCCAGACGTGGGCAAATTCTCAATGCGACTAACACCTTTACTAAAAGTGGCGCACTAGATCAACCTTATAAAAAAGGGCAGCAAGTCTTTATTCAACATCAGGGTAAACAGGGCGCTACCATAACTGGACAAAAGCGCGATACGCTAATTGCCTTTGTCGCTTGGATTGCAGTCAGCCTCTTAATTGTTTTGATGCAATTACCTGGTTTATTGACTTTATTGAGTGTCCTGATTAATGCAGGGCTATTGATTTTGGCAATTATACTAGATTTGGACATTAAGAATATTAACGTGGTGGTCTTATTTAGCGGACTAGGGATTTTGATGGCAACAATTACGTTAATACTGGCACTGGGGCAGAATCGGCAAATGCTCGTTACGTTGCTGGCATCACTATGTAGTGTGGGGCTGGCGTTGATTATTGCTTTAGTTGTGCTCGCACTTACCCATGAACGTGGTATGCACTATGAATTAATGGAATACATTACGCAATTGCCACAACCGTTATTCTTAGCGGAAGCCTTATTAGCAGCATTGGGCGCCGTGATGGATGAAGCGACGGATATTGTTGCAACCCAGTTTGAAGTTAAGGCGGCCAATCCGCAAATTACCCGTTGGCAACTATTTTTAGTTGGGCGTAATGTTGGGAAAACTATCATGGGCGCATTAACGAGCGTGCTATTCTTGATTTTTATTTCAAGTACTTTGACGATGTCGTTGTTATATCTACGCAACGGCAACAGCTGGGCCTATACCTTCCAAATGAATATGGCACTTGGTCTCGTGCAAACGATTATTGCGGGAATTGGGATTGTCTTAACCGTACCAGTTGCTAGTTGGTTAGCTGCATATCTAGGAACCCGGCAATCGGAGCAAGGAGGAATCAGTAAATGA
- the nrdJ gene encoding ribonucleoside-triphosphate reductase, adenosylcobalamin-dependent: MKIRLSDTFIENCIATLTPHWGSLGWVTYKRTYARWLPELQRTEEWHETVRRVVEGNINLDPRLTATTPDVTLQSELQAEAEQVFKVIYSLAATPSGRNLWISGTDYQQRNGDALNNCWFIGIRPQPYGASHIVPPYVEPAEKMVSMPFAFLFDQLMKGGGVGFSVVPENLKQLPIVNNAVTSDVIIAPTATSFTDSLNVGAKSRETFPTIDPATTELIQIPDTREGWVEAVAYLIDAHFLPATRIKHHLVFDISAIRPKDSRINGFGGTASGPMPLVELLIAINDLLNQHIGERLSAVDCTDIANLIGKTVVAGNVRRSAEIALGAPNDTAFVTMKQDKAQLYHHRWASNNSVIIDQATTDFEPLAAAIAQNGEPGIINLDMIKNYGRLSDGYQAGIDALAEGTNPCGEISLANGEPCNLFEIFPAIAIEQGFALNDICELAVRFAKRITFSPYDWEVSRNIIAQNRRIGISLSGIQDWALSNFSEPIVTGFTQVENGTQEPIYNQAMAQALTAAYQAVVAADIAYSQELNCAPSVKRTTVKPSGTVSKLVGASEGMHFPYSAYLIQRIRFQDSDPLLPALAASGYRMEPDVYSANTMCVEFPIKAPMADHAQFLAANDVPLAVQMANQAFLQTYWSDNSVSCTLTFNHAEQAEIAPLLHQYQDRIKSTSMLPYSDNGYEQAPKEPISATVYHNRLNEITGNVQQLANYTELGALELVDASDCESGACPIR; this comes from the coding sequence ATGAAAATTCGTTTATCAGACACTTTTATTGAAAACTGCATCGCCACTTTAACGCCGCATTGGGGCTCGTTAGGCTGGGTTACGTACAAGCGGACTTATGCGCGGTGGCTGCCAGAACTGCAGCGGACTGAAGAATGGCACGAAACCGTCCGGCGCGTGGTTGAGGGCAATATCAATCTCGACCCACGATTAACAGCTACCACACCCGACGTAACGCTCCAATCAGAACTCCAAGCCGAAGCTGAACAAGTGTTTAAGGTTATTTATAGTTTAGCAGCCACGCCATCGGGACGGAATTTGTGGATTTCTGGGACGGATTATCAACAGCGGAACGGAGATGCCTTAAATAATTGCTGGTTCATCGGGATCCGGCCACAACCTTATGGAGCTAGCCATATCGTTCCTCCATACGTAGAACCAGCAGAAAAAATGGTTTCAATGCCCTTCGCCTTTTTATTCGATCAATTGATGAAAGGCGGCGGGGTTGGTTTTTCAGTCGTACCAGAGAATCTCAAGCAACTGCCAATCGTCAATAATGCTGTGACTAGCGACGTCATCATTGCGCCAACTGCCACGTCATTTACTGATTCACTTAACGTGGGTGCCAAATCGCGCGAAACGTTCCCCACAATTGATCCCGCAACCACCGAATTAATTCAAATTCCTGATACCCGCGAAGGTTGGGTTGAAGCGGTCGCGTACCTCATCGACGCTCATTTTTTACCAGCGACGCGTATTAAGCATCACCTAGTTTTTGATATCTCAGCTATTCGGCCAAAAGATTCCCGGATTAATGGGTTTGGTGGGACAGCTTCCGGACCAATGCCCCTCGTTGAATTATTGATTGCCATCAATGATTTGCTAAACCAGCACATTGGTGAACGACTTTCTGCGGTGGACTGCACTGATATCGCTAATTTGATTGGTAAAACTGTTGTTGCTGGGAATGTCCGCCGTTCCGCAGAAATCGCCTTAGGTGCACCAAACGATACGGCCTTTGTGACGATGAAGCAAGATAAAGCCCAACTTTATCACCACCGTTGGGCTTCCAACAATAGTGTCATCATTGATCAAGCAACGACTGATTTTGAGCCATTAGCGGCGGCCATTGCTCAAAACGGTGAACCGGGAATTATCAACTTGGACATGATAAAAAACTATGGTCGGTTAAGCGATGGTTACCAAGCGGGGATTGACGCTCTGGCTGAAGGAACTAATCCATGTGGTGAAATTTCCCTTGCTAATGGTGAACCATGTAACTTATTTGAAATTTTTCCTGCCATCGCAATCGAACAAGGTTTTGCTCTCAATGATATTTGTGAACTCGCCGTCCGCTTTGCTAAACGGATCACGTTCAGTCCCTACGATTGGGAAGTGTCCCGTAACATCATCGCGCAAAATCGCCGTATCGGGATTTCACTTTCGGGTATTCAAGACTGGGCCTTGAGTAATTTTAGTGAACCAATCGTTACTGGTTTCACGCAGGTAGAAAATGGGACGCAGGAACCCATATATAACCAAGCAATGGCACAGGCGTTAACCGCAGCTTACCAAGCAGTTGTTGCGGCTGATATTGCGTACTCACAAGAATTGAATTGTGCGCCTTCTGTCAAACGAACTACCGTCAAGCCATCGGGCACGGTTTCTAAACTAGTTGGTGCTTCAGAAGGCATGCATTTTCCTTACAGCGCCTACTTAATCCAGCGGATTCGTTTTCAAGATTCTGATCCATTATTGCCAGCGCTAGCAGCTAGTGGCTACCGGATGGAACCGGATGTCTACTCGGCTAATACGATGTGTGTGGAATTTCCAATTAAAGCACCGATGGCTGATCATGCCCAATTCTTAGCGGCTAACGATGTGCCCCTCGCCGTTCAAATGGCCAATCAAGCTTTCTTGCAAACGTACTGGTCAGATAACTCCGTGAGTTGCACATTGACCTTTAATCATGCTGAGCAAGCTGAAATTGCCCCTTTGTTGCATCAATATCAAGACCGCATCAAATCAACTTCGATGCTCCCTTATAGCGACAACGGGTATGAACAAGCGCCAAAAGAACCTATCAGCGCGACGGTCTACCATAATCGGCTAAATGAAATCACCGGTAATGTTCAGCAGCTAGCTAATTACACCGAACTCGGTGCCCTTGAATTAGTCGACGCTAGTGATTGTGAATCTGGTGCCTGCCCAATTCGGTAA